One Acanthochromis polyacanthus isolate Apoly-LR-REF ecotype Palm Island chromosome 6, KAUST_Apoly_ChrSc, whole genome shotgun sequence DNA segment encodes these proteins:
- the LOC110969313 gene encoding L-rhamnose-binding lectin SML-like — protein sequence MSHFRLTIALLLPLSVLLATADVSSDSVITCHGSVHRLTCDSGVISVLTAKYGRSDPQSCNEGRPAEQLRNTGCSLDGTQDLVKRRCDGKKVCELNSDDVQTSDPCVGTFKYLQTNYTCLPAIHLVLCEDSQTLLHCAEGQVISVYGADFGRRDRTTCSYKRPDSQIQNVDCWAPTSKVAQSCNGKNSCSVRAASSEFGDPCVGTYKYLEASYVCQYPV from the exons ATGAGCCACTTCAGACTCACTATCGCCCTGT TGCTGCCGCTGAGCGTCCTGCTGGCGACTGCAG atgtttcctcggACAGCGTGATCACCTGCCATGGTTCAGTCCACCGCCTCACCTGTG aCAGTGGAGTGATTTCTGTGCTGACGGCTAAGTATGGACGCTCAGATCCACAAAGCTGCAACGAAGGAAGACCTGCTGAGCAGCTGAGGAACACCGGGTGTTCCCTGGACGGAACCCAAGACCTGGTCAAGAGGAG gTGTGATGGAAAGAAAGTTTGTGAGCTGAACTCTGACGACGTCCAGACGTCTGATCCATGTGTTGGAACCTTCAAGTACCTGCAGACCAACTACACCTGTTTACCTGCAA ttcaCCTGGTTCTCTGTGAAGATTCTCAGACTCTCCTGCACTGCG ctgAAGGTCAGGTGATTTCCGTCTATGGAGCAGATTTCGGACGTCGGGATCGAACCACTTGTTCCTACAAACGTCCAGATTCTCAGATCCAGAACGTCGACTGTTGGGCTCCGACCAGCAAAGTGGCCCAAAG CTGCAACGGAAAAAACTCCTGCAGCGTCAGAGCGGCGAGCTCGGAGTTTGGAGATCCTTGTGTCGGAACGTACAAATACCTGGAGGCCTCCTACGTCTGCCAGT ATCCGGTCTGA